CGACCAGTTCCTGAAACGCCACCTCATGGGCCGGGAGGAAGTGCCCGATGGAGTCCTCGCTCCCGAAAGGCAGCAAGGCGCCAACGGTGAGTTCGCCCGCCCTGGTGACCAGATTCAACGCCTTGAGAATCTCCTCGTCTGCCAGCGTCGCGAGCACCTCATCCCCGCCCGCCATGGCCAACCGGCGCATGCGGTCGAACTCCTCGGACTCCAGGTCGTCAATGGTCGCCGACGCCATTGCCGCATGGGAGAAGTCCTGCTCGCCGATGCTGCCAGCTCGGGAGATCACCTCCTGGGGAGCCTGGGGGATGCACTCGGGTTCACCTTTCACACCCATCGCCCGCCGCAGGTATTTGCCGCCGTTGGTGGCCGTGACCATCTGAGCGGCCGGCACCTCGACGCTGACAACCTCCACGCCCTCGATCGAGGTGAGGTCGACGTGGACCCGCATCGGAGGCGAGGTTCTGCATAGTTGTATAACTTCGTCAACGGCCCGCCGGAGTTATATAACTATGGATCGGGGCGGGTCAGCCTCGTTGGGGCAGGTGCTGCTTGAGGGTGAGGGTGTCGGCGAAGAGGTCACCGAACTCTTCGACGCGGTCGGGCACGTCATGAATGTCGAAGCTGAGCGGCTCGCCCTCGGCGCCGGCGGACACCTCGTCCCAGCTGATGGGGGTGGACACGGTGGGCCGATCCCGGGCCCTCGTGGAGTACGGCGTGATGGTGGTCTTGTGGCGGGTGTTTTGCGACCAGTCGATGAACACCTTGCCGTTGCGCTTGGCCTTGGTCATCTCGGTGAGCACCCGCTTGGGCTCCCGCTTGGCCAGCAGCTGACCCATGGCGAGGGCAAAGCTGGAGGTGTGGTCGTAGTCGTGCGGCGTGTTGAGCGGCACGTACAGCTGCATGCCCTTGGATCCGGACGTCTTGGCGAACCCCATCAGATCGACCGAGTCGAGGACCTCCCGCAACCACAGCGCCACCTCGCAGCAGCCGGACAGGTCCACGTCCGGCCCGGGGTCAAGGTCGAGGACCAACATCGTGGGGGTGTCGAGGTCGTCGCCGAGCGCCATGTGGGTGTGCAGTTCGAGGGCGGCCAGGTTGGCGGTCCACACCAAGGCCGCGGGTTCGTCGAGCGCACAGGCGGCGATGGCACCTCGCTTGTCGCCGGGGTCGTCGACGGTGTCCAGCCAGTCGGGCCGATGCGACGGGCAACGCTTTTCGAAGAAACCCGGCTCCCCCACCCCGTTGGGATGGCGCACCAGCGTGACCCCCCGTCCGGCCAGATGCGGCAACATCGTCGGCGCAATGGCGACGTAGTAGCCGATCAGGTCGGCCTTGGTGGTGCCGGTGAGTGGATAGAGCACCTTGTCCAGATTGGACACCTTCAGGTGGCGCCCGTCGACATCGACCGTCTGCGACGACGGGGCCGCCGTGCCCGAGTCCCCCACGGAGAACGCCTACGCCGACTCGGCGGCGGGCTGGTCCTCCGCCTCGACGTCTTTCGGCCTGCGCGATTTCTTGGCCGCCGCAACGCTGGCCTCCAACGCCGCCATCAGGTCGACCACCGTGTCGTCGCGATCATCGGCCGGTGCCGGCACCGGCGCCTCCTCACCATCGGCCTTGCGGTCGATCAACTCGAGCACCGCCTGGCGATAGGTGTCGTGGTACTTCTCGGGCTCGAAGGTCTCGGTCAACGACTCGATGAGCGACGTGGCCATCGCCAACTCCTTGTCGTTGAGCTCCACGTCGGCGGCCTTGTCCATGCCGGGAATGGCCTCGGGCGGGTTCACCTCGTCGGCCCACACCATCAGCGACAACATGAGGCACCCCTCCACCGACCGCACGACGGCCAGGTGCTGGTTGGAACGCAGAACGAAGCGGCCGAGGCCGACCTTGTTCGACTGGTGCAACGCCGTGGCCAGCAGCGCATACGGCTTGGCGGCATCAGCGGGGCCCAGCCAGTAGCTGCCTGAGTAGTAGACGGGGTCGATCTCGTCGAGATCGACGAACTCCTCCAGCTCGATCAGCCGGTTCTGTTCGGGCATCAACTGCGCCAGATCGTCGTCGGTGATCGTGATCCAGCGGCCGGAACCCAACTCGTAGCCCTTGACGATTTCGGAGTGCGGCACCTCCTCGCCGGTGGCCTCGTTGACCCGCCGCTGGCGCACCCGGGCATTGTTGCGACCATCGAGTTGGTTGAACCGCACCGACTGCTCCGACACCGCCGAGAACAGCTTCACGGGGATCGAGACGAGCCCAAAACTGATTGATCCGCTCCAAATTGCGCGTGGCATGGCACTCCCAGCTCGCACCCGAGACCGGTCAGGTTACCGCGACCTGGCGACGGTCAGGCGCATGCTTTGCCCAGGCGACGCGATGGCACGTGACGACCGTCATATTGCGAAATGGTTACGGATGCGCAACTATCTGTGTTCCTCCACCACCCGGACGGCCTCCCCTGGTGCAATGGCGCACGAGCCGCTTGAGACCTTCCGCCCCCCTCCCCCCAGACCACGGAGTCGTCCCTTGGACCCCATCCGAAGCCGCCCATCACGAAACCGCGGCGCCTCGCATGGCACCGAGACTGTGATACGAACCCGCCTGGTGGCCGGCGTGGCCGCCTTGTGCCTCGGGCTCGTCGGCATGGCGGTGGTCACCGATCTGACCGCCACCGACGCCGGAAGCGCCGAGGCGCAACCCACGGCCGAGGTTCACAAGAACGCCGGCCGAGTGGCGGACGCCCAACAGGCCAAGGCGAGTGCCGAGCGAACCGAGCGGGCCGACGCCCTGTTCGAGCGGGCCGTCAAGAGCACCGAGGTGGCATCAGACCTTCGTGTTGCAGCCGCAGAACTGGAGAGTCGCCGGCGTGCCGCCGATGCCGAGGCCGCCAAGCAGGCCGCCGAACAGAAGGCAGCCGAGGTGAAGGCCACGTCGGCCGACCGCATCGCCAAGGCCAAGGCAGCGGCCAAAGCCGAGAAGGCGGCCGAACTGGCCGCGGATCGGGAGGAAGTTGCCACGCCGACCACCACCCGTGCGAGCGAACCGGCCGCTCCAGCGCCATCCACCGGCCCATCCGAGGCGGAACTGGCCGCCACAGCCCAACAGGCCGCCGACGCCAAGCAGGCGGCCGATACGAAGACATGGATGGACGCCGCCAAGGCCAAAAACGATGCGGCAGCCGCCTCGGCCTCCGCTCCCGTCGGCGAGCCCTGGGTGTCACTGGCCCAATGCGAGTCCAGCGGCGACTGGGCCATCAACAGCGGCAACGGCTACTACGGCGGTCTGCAGTTCAACCTGGGGACCTGGCGCTCCTACGGCGGCCAAGGGTTGCCAAACGACAACAGCCCCGCTCAGCAGATCGAGATCGCCAAGCGGGTGCAGGCCAAGCAGGGCTGGGGCGCCTGGCCAGCATGCTCCCGCAAGATCGGTCTCCGCTAACCAATCTGGGTTGCGCGCACAAGCACTGCGGCGAGGCTGACCAATCTGGGCCCAAACCTCGGGCGCCTCCGGCTCACCTACCAGGTTCTGAGACCACGCGGTTCTCGATCGCACCAACCCCGTCGATCTCCACCCTGACGACGTCGCCCGGCACCAGCCACCGGGGCGGGTCGAACCCCGCGCCGACACCGGCAGGGGTGCCGGTGGTGATCACGTCGCCCACCTCGAGCGTGGTCGACTGTGACAGGTACGCGATCTGCTCGGCGATGGGCACCACCATCTCGCTCGTCGAGCCGTCCTGGCGCAACTCTCCGTTGACCCAGGTGCGCAGGCGCAGATCCTGCGGGGCGGGCACCTCGTCCCGCGTGAGCACCCACGGGCCAATGGGGCCGTGGGTATCGAAGCTTTTACCCAGGGTGAAGGTGGGACTTCGGCGTTGCCACTCCCGAACCGACACGTCGTTGACAACCAGGTACCCGGCGACCGCTTCCATCGACTCGTCAGCCCCCACACGTCGCACGCGACGGCCGATCACCACGCCAAGTTCCCCCTCGTAGTCCAACGAGGGGGCATCCTGGGGCGCCCAGATGTCGTCCGTGGGGCCGATCACGCAGGTGCTCTGCTTGTTGAAAAACAGCGGCGCATCGGGGGCGGGCATGCCCATCTCAGCGGTGTGTGCAACGTAGTTCTTGCCAATGGCCAAAAACTTGGGTGGCCGGGCGATCGGCGCCAACAGGCACACCTGCGACCGGTCCAGCAACCGGTCTGTTGCCTGAACGCGTTCACCCAGTGGCACACGGTCGGTGGCGTGCACCACCTCGACGACGTCCTCGCCGTCCAGCATGCCGACACCGAGGCGACCCTCCGCCGTCGCAAACCGCACCAACCGCACAAGTACCCCTGCTCTGCCTCAGTTGCCTGACAGGAGGGCCCGGGCCACCAGGTCAGTGCCGAATGCGGTCAGGATTGCCAGGTACAGCAGGCCGGTGGCCGCCATGACCGCCGCGTACTGACGCTCTCTGAGTGCTGCACGGGTGACGATGACCAGGCCGATGGTGGTGATGGCGCTGGCGGCCCAAAACCACCCCAACATGCCGCCGTAGCCATCGTCGATCGCTCCTGAAAACACCGAGAACATGCCAGTGGGCACCAGGAACAGCGCCACCTCGACCGGCCACGTGTAACCCACCCAGCGCACCAACTCCAGCAGCGGAGCGCGAGGCAGGCCCGGCTGCACCAGGTACCAGTGGCCCAGCAGCATTCCATCGGACACGGCACCCAGAAACGCAGCGCCGGCCAGCCAGCGGGCGACCGAGAGCACCTGGGCGTCACCGCCGGTGGCGATTCCCCCGACGATCAGCGCCACCACGCCAAAGACAACGGGAATCAGGTCAAGCTCGGGCGGAAACTCGGGGATCGAATCGTCGAAGGTTTGCTCCTCCTTGTCGATGCCGGTCATCTGGGTCACCCGTGCGGACCGCGCCTGGCTTCGTTCGCGTTGCAGCTGTACCCCGGCGCCGCGGCGCCGCCAGGACACGATGGTGACCCCCAAGGTGGCGACGAGCGCCCCTGCTGCGGCCAGGTCACGCCCCACCACCGGGTGATAGCGCAGCCCCACCAGCACAGCACCCGCCAACAGGGCAATGTTGGTGCCCCTGACGGTCCAGCCGTAGCCGATGCCCACCTCACGCCTGCGACCAGTGAGCCAGAGGAATCCCGCCATGCCGGTGGCCCACGCCACCAGGAACGTTGCTGCGTCCAACTCGATCACGGTGCGATCACCCCGCTCGTCACCCGGGGGTTCACACGTCCGCCAGCAGGCTGCGCGCGATTTGTGAGATCTGGATCTCGTCAGTACCGGCATAAATTTGCAGCACCTTGGCATCACGTGCCAGCTGCTCCACCGGGTACTCCGACATGTAGCCATTGCCGCCAAAAAGCTGGACGGCCTCCATCGCCACCTCGGTGGCCGCCTGCGCCGCATACAGCTTGGCTGCGGACGCCTCGGCAAACCCCACCTGCTCGCCCGCCGCACCCATCTCAATGAAGCGGAACACCAGGTTCTCGATATTCAGTCGGGCCACCTCCATGCGGGCCAGCTTCAGCTGGATCAGCTGGAACTCGCCAATCGGGCGACCAAACTGAACCCGGTCTTTGGCATAGGCCACCGACAACTCGAGGCAGCGCTCAACGATGCCCAGCGCCATGGCCGCCACCCCGGCACGCTCGATCGAAAAGGTCGCCTTGGATGCCGACCGACCACCGGCGCCGCGAAACGCCTCCTCGGACTCGCCCAGAAGCCGATCGGGACCCACCCGAACCTCGTCGAGGAACAGTTCGCCGGTTGGGCTGGAATGGATGCCCATCTTTCGCAGGGGCTTGGACTGGGTGAGGCCCTCCATGCCCGTATCCAACACGAACTGCAGGATGGCCCGCTCCTCGGGCGGATTGCCCTCATCCAGCTTGCAGATGAACACGATCGTGTCGGCATAGGGACCGTTGGTGATGAACGTCTTGGAACCCGACAGCAGGTAGCCGTCTCCGTCTCGCTTCGCCGACGCCTTCATCGAGCCGAATGCGTCGGATCCCGAGCCCGGCTCGGTGATGGCCCATGCCCCGATCTTGTCGAAGCTCAGCAGGTCACGAGCCCATCGCACCTTCTGGTCGATTGTGCCCTTCGACATGATTGCCGATGCGGTCAACCCCATCGACACGCCCATCGCCGTGACCATGCCCGGGCACACCCGACACAACTCGATGATGGGGATCAACGTCATCGACGGGTCGCGCGCTGCACCCTCGGCCGGCACCGCCGGCTTTGCGGACTCGCCGTTCGGGTCTTCGCCAACCTGCGCAGCCCGCTCGCGCTCGATCGCCCGATCGAATCCGTCCCGAGCCATCTGATCCATGCCGAAGGTGGCGAACAGCCCCCGCAGCAGGTCATAGGGCGGGAGGTCGCCAAACTCCAACTCGTCCCGGCGAGGCTCGATCTCGGCTTCGACGTACTGACGCACCGCGGCCCTGATCATCTGGTGCTCGTCATTCCACTGATACATCTCGTTCGCTCCTCGGGGGGTCCGACCCTGGCTACGGGGTAACGCTGACGGCTTTGACCTGGCGACCCGCGACGGAAGCGGCGTCCGCAGCCTGCGCGGCATGGTGGGAGCTCCGGGTGAAGGGCGACGACTCGGCGTGAGCGATGCCCGCCTGCGTCGCCATGAGTGCGAATCGGTCGAAGTCGCTCGGAGCCCACCAGTGAGCCACCGGAAGGTGAGCCGCCGTGGGCCGCAGGTACTGACCCATGGTGACGATACTGACACCCACCCCCGCCAGGTCGGTCAGCGTCGAGCCGATCTCAGCCTCGGTCTCGCCAAGGCCAAGCACCATGCCCGACTTCGTCACCAGACCCGCATCGGCGGCACGAGCGAGCACTGCGAGGCTGCGGGTGTAGTCGGCGGAGGGCCGTGCCGCCCGCTGAAGACGGGCCACCGTCTCAATATTGTGGTTCAGCACATCGGGCCGTGCCTCGAAGATGCGGTCGAGCGCGTCGGCGTCGCCCTTACAGTCCGGGATCAGCACCTCGACCCGACAGTGCGGCCTCGCCGCCCGAATCGCCTCGATGGTGGCCGCGAACGCTGCTGCGCCGCCGTCGTCGAGATCGTCTCGCGCCACGGCGGTCACGACTGCGAAGTCGAGCCCCATCGACACGACCGCCTGGGCCACCCGACTTGGTTCGTCGGCATCGAGTGGGGCGGGTCGTCGTGTGTCCACCAGGCAGAACCCGCAGGCCCTGGTGCACCGCTCACCGTTGATCATGAACGTGGCCGTCCCGTCGGCCCAACACTCAGACAGGTTGGGGCAGCCCGCCTCCTCGCACACCGTCACCAGGTCGAGCGACCCGATCTGACGTTTGAGCGCCGTGACCTCCGCGCCGTGTTCGACCCGCGCCCGCATCCATTCAGGCTTGCGTTGCCGATACGGCACCGCTTCGGAAACGCCGGCATCGGCCAGGCGCTTGGACCGCCGGGGTGAGAGGGTCACCGGCGACGGGATCACAGGAGGCAGGGTCGTTGGGGGCAGGGTCGTTGGGGGCAGGGTCGTTGAGGGTGGATCGATGGGCGACGGATCGGCCGTACCTCCATCCGGAGCCGGGCGGCTGAACGGGGCCAGGTCGGTGACGTGGTGACGCCACACCACGTCGGATCGGTCGATCGGCCCGCCACCCCAACGCTGGGCGGCCCGTGCGATGAACGCGTCGGTGGCCTCTTCCAATCCAACGTCGATGCCCTCTGCCGCCAGCGAGGTCACGCCATACTCGGTGATGCCACAGGGCACGATGTGTTCGAAGAACCCAAGGTCGGGGCACACGTTGAGGGCCACGCCGTGCAGCGTGCGGTTGTGCGCCATGCGCACCCCGATGGCGGCGATCTTGCGAGGCCGTTGCCCCGGCCGGGCGATCCAGACACCCGGATAGTCATCCAATCGGGTGGCGCCGGGCAGCCCGAGGTCAGAGAGTGTGTCGATGACCACCTGCTCGACGGTCCGCACGTAGGCCGGCGTGTCCGGCTTGTCACCGGCGCCCCTCCCGGGCAGGGTGAGTACCGGATAGGCCGTGAGCTGACCCGGACCGTGGAACGTGACGTCCCCGCCCCGGTCGGCACGCACCAGTTCGGCGCCGACCGTCGCCGGGTCCACAAGCACGTTGGCAGGGTCGGTGCGAACACCCATGGTGTAGGTCGGCTCGTGCTCCTGACACAGCAGCCAATCGTCGGTGCCACGCAGAGCGAGCGCGTGTTGCAGCGCGTAGGCGTCGCGGTACTTGGTGCGACCCAACCAGCGGACGTGTAACGGGCGGGAACTCATCGCCCGCAACGGCCCGGGAGCGAACTCACAGCTCGGCGGTCCAATCACGTGTCTGGAGGATCTCCTTCATCCGGGCCAGGAACGCTGCCGCATAGGCGCCGTCAAAGGCCCGGTGATCCCATGACATGGTGAGGTTGCCCACCGAATGGATGGCGATGGACTCGTGACCGCGCTGGTCGGTGACCGCCACCGGACGTCGGGTGATGCCGTCGGTCGACAAGATGGCCACCTGGGGCTGATTGATGATCGGCGCCACAAACAGCGATCCAAAGCTGCCGGAGTTGGACAGCGTGAACGTGCCACCAACCAGGTCGTCGGGGCTCAACTGCTTGCTACGCGCCCGGTTGGCCAGGTCGGCGATATCGCGGGCGATCGCACGCAGCCGCTTGTCGGAGGCCTGTCGCACCACCGGGGCCAGCAGGCCCTCGAAGTTGAGATCGACCGCCACCGACAGGTTGACATCACGGTGAACCATCAGGCCGTCGTCGTCGACCGAGGCGTTCATGAACGGGAACTCCTCGATGGCGTCCACAGCGGCCCGGGCGACGAAGGGCAGGTAGGTCAGTGTGACGCCCTCCGACGCCTTGAAGTCGGCACCAAACATGGCCCGGGCGGTTTCGACGCCCTCGTAATCAACCTCGACCGCCGAGATGACGTGTGGCGATGTGTGCTTGGAGCCCACCATGTGTTCGCCGGTGCGGCGACGGATGTTGGAGAAGGGCACCTTGGTGTCCCCCTCGGCCGGCGACATCGGCTGAGGCGTCGGCACCGACGACTGCGGAGTGCTTTGCGGCGCCGGACTTGGGGCTGCGGGCGCCACCGACGGTTGAACGACCGGAGCGGCCTGCGGAGCGGGAGCGGCCTGAGGAGCGGGAGCGGCCTGCGGGGCGCCTTGTCCCCCACGAGCCTCAACGTGGTTCACGGCATCCTCGCGGGTGATTCGTCCGCCCGGGCCGGTGCCCTTCACGTCGGCCGCATCGACGTCGGCATCGCTGAGCAGGCGCCGCACCAGCGGCGACAACAGCGCGCCGCCGGCCGACGCAGCACCGGGGTCGTCACTCTGGCGGTCAGTCTCCTCGCCGGACGCCGGCCGAGGTTGGGTGTCCGTCTGCCGCTCTGGCGGTGCCTGAGCTTCGGGTGCCGAAGACGGTTGTTCTGCAGCGGTCTCCGCAGGGGCCTGCGCTTCCTCCGCTTCGGCAGGCTGCGGCGGGATCGCCTCGTCTGCAACATCGGCGGTCTCCGACGCTTCCCCGTCATCAGCCTGGTCGGTTTCGGCACTGTCGCCTTCCGGTACGGCGCCCTCCCCGACGACGGCGATCACCGTGCCCACATCCACGGTGTCGCCCTCTTCGGCGCGCAGTTCCTGGAGGGTGCCGGCTACTGGGGATGGCACTTCGGTATCGACCTTGTCGGTGGACACCTCAAGCAGAATCTCGTCCTCCGCCACCTCGTCGCCCGGCTGCTTGAACCAGCGGGTGATGGTTCCCTCGGTGACGGACTCGCCCAGTTGGGGCATGGTGACGTCGGACATGTTGAGTGCTCCTGTGATGTGCGATTTGTTGTGTGAATTGAGGGCGCGGGTCGAAACTATCCGTGGAGGCTTCTGCCGGTGAGGGCCAACACCGATTCGCCAAAGAGTTCGGACAGGCTGGGGTGCGGCTGGATGAAGTGAGCGATCTCATCCACCGTGGCCTCCCAATTGACGGCCAGGTAGCCCTGACCGAGTTGCTCGGTGACCCAGGGACCCACCATGTGCACGCCCAGCACCCTGCCACCGGTGCCATCGCCCTGATTCTCGGCGATGATCTTCACCAACCCGTCGGTCGCCCCGATGATTTGGGCACGACTGTTGCCCATGTAGCGATGCGTGGACACCACCACATCAAAACCGGCCTCCTTGGCCGCTGCCTCGGAGTATCCGGCGAAGGCCACTTCCGGTTGGCAGTAGATGGCCCAGGGCACGTTGTGGTAGTCGACCGGCACGGGGTGCTCACCCAAAATGTCACCGATCACGCAGATACCTTCGGCGAAGCCCACATGAGCCAGCTGTGGGGTGGCGATGCAGTCACCGACGGCCCACACGCCGTCCACGGTCGTTCGACAGGTGTCGTTCACCGTGACGAACCCCCGATCGTCGAGTTCGACGCCGGTGCCCTCGGCCAGCAACGTATCGGTGTAGGGCCGCCGACCCACCGAGACGACCACCATGTCGCACTCGATGCTCTCGCCATCGCCGAAGTTGACCGTGGTACCGCCCGACCCGTCGGGGCTGTGCCCGCTGACCTTCACCCCTGCCCGAACAGTGATCTTCTTCTTCTTGAACGACCGCAGAACCTGCTTGGCAACATCCTCGTCCAGGCCGGGAAGGATCTTGGGCATCGCCTCGAGGATGGTGACCTCGGCACCCATGTCGGCCATCGTGGACGCAAACTCGCAGCCGATGGCGCCGCCGCCAATCACAACCGCACGGCGTGGCAGATCGGCAAGCTCGAGAAATTCGTCTGAGGTGCACACCACCGTCCCGTCCGGCTCGAACCCCGGAATGGTTCGCGGCACCGAGCCGGTGGCCAGGATGACCGTGTCGCCTCGCAATGTGCGAGTGCCTCCGTCGGCCAACTTCACGCTGACGCTGCGGTCGGCCTCAAGGCGGCCCGTACCGGACACGGTCTCGATCTTGCGCTTCTTGATCAGGCCGGACAGACCCTTGTGCAACTGGTCGATGACGGTCTGCTTGCGCGTCTGGGTCACCGACCAGTCCACTGTGGCCTCACCGGTGGTGATGCCGAAACGATCGGCACCAAGCACCGTTTGACGCACGTGCGCGGTCTCGAGCAGTTCCTTGGCCGGGATACACCCCCGATGCAGACAGGTGCCGCCCACCTTGTCCTTCTCCACCATGACGATCCGTAGGCCCGCGCTTGCTCCGTACAAAGCGGCGCCATATCCGCCAGGCCCACCCCCGATGATCACCACATCGAAGTTGTCACTGGATTCCTGCTGCGACGCGTCGCTCACGCACCCATCTCCTCGTCACGGGCCGTTTGGCCGACCCAAGGTCGAGACTACCCCGATGGCGTCCGCCAACCGGCCGGCCCTACGTGGTCTGCGGTGCCTGACCGTTCAGCCCTGACCGGCGACCATGACCACCTGGGTGACGAAGGCCGCCACGATCAACACACCACAGAGGACGGCTGCGATGATGAGGCGCTTGGTACTCACAGGTTGAACGCTAGCGCCGCTGCCCGGATCCCTCCAGGCTGGTAGAGTCTGGGAGTGGTTCAAGTAGCTCGGTGGGGCACCCGGTCGGACCCCGAGCCGGTGGGCCGCTCTGCAGAATCAGCCGCTCGCCGGCTGACCTACATGTCATCACTCGATGGTCTGAGGGCGTTGGCGGTGATCGGCGTGATCATCTATCACGCCGAACCCAGCCTCCTGCCCGGCGGGTTCCTGGGCGTCGACGTGTTCTTTGTCATCAGCGGTTACCTGATCACCGCCCTGCTCCTACGTGAACATGCTTCGACGCACCACATCGACATGCGGAGGTTCTGGCGGCGACGAGCCCGCCGACTTGGGCCCGCGCTGCTGGTGATGTTGTCGGTGGTTGTGGTCGTGGGCCGTCTGTGGTTGCCCAGCAGCCAGTGGGGCTCGTTGCGCGGCGACGAGTTGGCCTCGCTGGGCTACGTCATGAACTGGCGTTTGATTCTCACCGGCGACAGCTACTTCAGCACGTTCGCCGTATCCCCATTGCGTCACGTGTGGTCCCTGTCGGTGGAGGAACAGTTCTACCTGGTGTGGCCGATCGTTGCGGCGATTGCCATGGCCAGATCGCGTCGCGCACTCGCCTTGGTCGCCTCCGCGGCTTTTGTAGCCTCCGTCGCCGCCATGACGCTGGTGGGCGGCGGCCTCTCGCGCGTCTACTACGGCACCGACACCCGCCTGCACGTGA
Above is a genomic segment from Candidatus Microthrix parvicella Bio17-1 containing:
- the ligD gene encoding non-homologous end-joining DNA ligase gives rise to the protein MGDSGTAAPSSQTVDVDGRHLKVSNLDKVLYPLTGTTKADLIGYYVAIAPTMLPHLAGRGVTLVRHPNGVGEPGFFEKRCPSHRPDWLDTVDDPGDKRGAIAACALDEPAALVWTANLAALELHTHMALGDDLDTPTMLVLDLDPGPDVDLSGCCEVALWLREVLDSVDLMGFAKTSGSKGMQLYVPLNTPHDYDHTSSFALAMGQLLAKREPKRVLTEMTKAKRNGKVFIDWSQNTRHKTTITPYSTRARDRPTVSTPISWDEVSAGAEGEPLSFDIHDVPDRVEEFGDLFADTLTLKQHLPQRG
- a CDS encoding Ku protein yields the protein MPRAIWSGSISFGLVSIPVKLFSAVSEQSVRFNQLDGRNNARVRQRRVNEATGEEVPHSEIVKGYELGSGRWITITDDDLAQLMPEQNRLIELEEFVDLDEIDPVYYSGSYWLGPADAAKPYALLATALHQSNKVGLGRFVLRSNQHLAVVRSVEGCLMLSLMVWADEVNPPEAIPGMDKAADVELNDKELAMATSLIESLTETFEPEKYHDTYRQAVLELIDRKADGEEAPVPAPADDRDDTVVDLMAALEASVAAAKKSRRPKDVEAEDQPAAESA
- a CDS encoding transglycosylase family protein; the protein is MAALCLGLVGMAVVTDLTATDAGSAEAQPTAEVHKNAGRVADAQQAKASAERTERADALFERAVKSTEVASDLRVAAAELESRRRAADAEAAKQAAEQKAAEVKATSADRIAKAKAAAKAEKAAELAADREEVATPTTTRASEPAAPAPSTGPSEAELAATAQQAADAKQAADTKTWMDAAKAKNDAAAASASAPVGEPWVSLAQCESSGDWAINSGNGYYGGLQFNLGTWRSYGGQGLPNDNSPAQQIEIAKRVQAKQGWGAWPACSRKIGLR
- a CDS encoding fumarylacetoacetate hydrolase family protein; this encodes MRFATAEGRLGVGMLDGEDVVEVVHATDRVPLGERVQATDRLLDRSQVCLLAPIARPPKFLAIGKNYVAHTAEMGMPAPDAPLFFNKQSTCVIGPTDDIWAPQDAPSLDYEGELGVVIGRRVRRVGADESMEAVAGYLVVNDVSVREWQRRSPTFTLGKSFDTHGPIGPWVLTRDEVPAPQDLRLRTWVNGELRQDGSTSEMVVPIAEQIAYLSQSTTLEVGDVITTGTPAGVGAGFDPPRWLVPGDVVRVEIDGVGAIENRVVSEPGR
- a CDS encoding acyl-CoA dehydrogenase family protein: MYQWNDEHQMIRAAVRQYVEAEIEPRRDELEFGDLPPYDLLRGLFATFGMDQMARDGFDRAIERERAAQVGEDPNGESAKPAVPAEGAARDPSMTLIPIIELCRVCPGMVTAMGVSMGLTASAIMSKGTIDQKVRWARDLLSFDKIGAWAITEPGSGSDAFGSMKASAKRDGDGYLLSGSKTFITNGPYADTIVFICKLDEGNPPEERAILQFVLDTGMEGLTQSKPLRKMGIHSSPTGELFLDEVRVGPDRLLGESEEAFRGAGGRSASKATFSIERAGVAAMALGIVERCLELSVAYAKDRVQFGRPIGEFQLIQLKLARMEVARLNIENLVFRFIEMGAAGEQVGFAEASAAKLYAAQAATEVAMEAVQLFGGNGYMSEYPVEQLARDAKVLQIYAGTDEIQISQIARSLLADV
- the lipA gene encoding lipoyl synthase, which codes for MTLSPRRSKRLADAGVSEAVPYRQRKPEWMRARVEHGAEVTALKRQIGSLDLVTVCEEAGCPNLSECWADGTATFMINGERCTRACGFCLVDTRRPAPLDADEPSRVAQAVVSMGLDFAVVTAVARDDLDDGGAAAFAATIEAIRAARPHCRVEVLIPDCKGDADALDRIFEARPDVLNHNIETVARLQRAARPSADYTRSLAVLARAADAGLVTKSGMVLGLGETEAEIGSTLTDLAGVGVSIVTMGQYLRPTAAHLPVAHWWAPSDFDRFALMATQAGIAHAESSPFTRSSHHAAQAADAASVAGRQVKAVSVTP
- a CDS encoding dihydrolipoamide acetyltransferase family protein, translating into MSDVTMPQLGESVTEGTITRWFKQPGDEVAEDEILLEVSTDKVDTEVPSPVAGTLQELRAEEGDTVDVGTVIAVVGEGAVPEGDSAETDQADDGEASETADVADEAIPPQPAEAEEAQAPAETAAEQPSSAPEAQAPPERQTDTQPRPASGEETDRQSDDPGAASAGGALLSPLVRRLLSDADVDAADVKGTGPGGRITREDAVNHVEARGGQGAPQAAPAPQAAPAPQAAPVVQPSVAPAAPSPAPQSTPQSSVPTPQPMSPAEGDTKVPFSNIRRRTGEHMVGSKHTSPHVISAVEVDYEGVETARAMFGADFKASEGVTLTYLPFVARAAVDAIEEFPFMNASVDDDGLMVHRDVNLSVAVDLNFEGLLAPVVRQASDKRLRAIARDIADLANRARSKQLSPDDLVGGTFTLSNSGSFGSLFVAPIINQPQVAILSTDGITRRPVAVTDQRGHESIAIHSVGNLTMSWDHRAFDGAYAAAFLARMKEILQTRDWTAEL
- the lpdA gene encoding dihydrolipoyl dehydrogenase yields the protein MSDASQQESSDNFDVVIIGGGPGGYGAALYGASAGLRIVMVEKDKVGGTCLHRGCIPAKELLETAHVRQTVLGADRFGITTGEATVDWSVTQTRKQTVIDQLHKGLSGLIKKRKIETVSGTGRLEADRSVSVKLADGGTRTLRGDTVILATGSVPRTIPGFEPDGTVVCTSDEFLELADLPRRAVVIGGGAIGCEFASTMADMGAEVTILEAMPKILPGLDEDVAKQVLRSFKKKKITVRAGVKVSGHSPDGSGGTTVNFGDGESIECDMVVVSVGRRPYTDTLLAEGTGVELDDRGFVTVNDTCRTTVDGVWAVGDCIATPQLAHVGFAEGICVIGDILGEHPVPVDYHNVPWAIYCQPEVAFAGYSEAAAKEAGFDVVVSTHRYMGNSRAQIIGATDGLVKIIAENQGDGTGGRVLGVHMVGPWVTEQLGQGYLAVNWEATVDEIAHFIQPHPSLSELFGESVLALTGRSLHG